A single genomic interval of Dysidea avara chromosome 6, odDysAvar1.4, whole genome shotgun sequence harbors:
- the LOC136257827 gene encoding uncharacterized protein — translation MYLAKLYCRRTVTMTWLGATSCFKLFITVCLLFVKLRSIAAIAGCHEVPNCASDTQELADTIGDCCARNSRLSFGDIDGTCLHCLNCFREKNCEGQSTFATDMDSCCARDGSKSFYDYMTRTCKPCSVMIYGDPHFIVPLISNETLCYSIQGYPGLAFNLISNKHFIINAEFVDSVGDTSEATWIGKLAVIPHNGNNSDTVIFDSVNQQVTIVGQGTFRASAIKKIIINENGNIKFTKQTQTGNPTVHVSYTKPQADFDVTLYSNHLDVDWNLQYDEFADVHGLMGQFMRKGITVDTQRQMLIYSDGRDPVPVTRDSTMAGDRGRLCWKVMNPGHQGEGLIEGKILDYVVPQILSKDLNI, via the exons atgtacttaGCTAAGTTGTATTGCAGAAGGACAGTTACAATGACTTGGTTAGGAGCAACATCATGTTTTAAACTGTTCATaacagtttgtttacttttcgTGAAACTGAGATCAATTGCTGCAATTGCTG GATGTCATGAGGTTCCAAATTGTGCTAGTGACACTCAAGAACTAGCTGATACTATTGGAGACTGTTGTGCTAGAAACAGCAGATTGTCATTTGGAGATATAGATGGCACTTGTCTACATTGCTTAA ATTGCTTCAGAGAAAAAAACTGTGAAGGTCAAAGTACATTTGCTACTGATATGGATAGCTGCTGTGCACGAGATGGATCAAAGTCTTTCTATGACTACATGACAAGAACTTGTAAACCTTGTTCAG TTATGATATATGGAGATCCTCACTTTATTGTTCCACTGATATCAAATGAGACCTTGTGTTATTCTATCCAAGGATACCCTGGCTTGGCATTTAACCTGATATCCAATAAACATTTCATCATTAATGCTGAGTTTGTGGATAGTGTTGGGGACACTAGTGAAGCTACTTGGATTGGAAAGTTAGCTGTCATTCCTCATAATGGAAACAATTCTGACACGGTGATTTTTGATTCTGTTAACCAACAAGTGACTATAGTTGGTCAAGGAACTTTCAGAGCTTCAGCAATAAAGAAAATCATTATCAATGAAAATGGCAACATCAAGTTCACTAAGCAGACACAAACAGGGAACcccactgtacatgtatcataCACTAAACCTCAAGCTGACTTTGATGTTACTTTGTATAGTAATCATCTTGATGTTGACTGGAATCTGCAATATGATGAGTTTGCTGATGTACATGGCCTAATGG GTCAGTTTATGAGGAAAGGGATTACTGTTGACACACAGCGACAGATGTTGATTTACTCTGATGGTCGTGACCCAGTACCAGTTACGAGAGATTCTACAATGGCTGGTGATAGGGGAAGATTGTGTTGGAAGGTGATGAACCCTGGTCATCAAGGAGAAGGTCTGATTGAAGGAAAGATTCTTGACTATGTGGTGCCTCAGATTCTCTCCAAAGATTTAAATATTTAA